A region of Vitis riparia cultivar Riparia Gloire de Montpellier isolate 1030 chromosome 1, EGFV_Vit.rip_1.0, whole genome shotgun sequence DNA encodes the following proteins:
- the LOC117910990 gene encoding glycosyltransferase BC10 gives MKSQNQNSLATAINLLGSRWNPLHLFSCFFFFAFGLTFGIILSFNLKNFSFNLQVTQSSPSPSASASAPPPSPLVSPLPASTYPTNETSKAGRRIGLSQYMKPPNAMHDMDDEELLWRASMAPQIREFPFKRVPKVAFMFLTKGPLSLAPLWELFFKGHEGLYSIYVHSHPSFNESEPENSVFHDRRIPSKEVQWGKFNMIEAERRLLANALLDFSNHHFVLLSESCIPLFNFSTIYSYLMNSTRNYVQTYDFPGPVGRGRYKEKMYPTITIEQWRKGSQWFAVDRNLATEIISDQTYFPIFQKHCKSSCYADEHYLPTFVGIKFWERSANRSLTWVDWSRGGAHPARFMRWDVTIESLKRLRSEGRCDYNGKSTNICFLFARKVMPSALERLLRFAPKVMHFNS, from the exons ATGAAGAGTCAAAACCAAAATTCACTGGCCACAGCTATCAATCTCCTTGGTTCACGATGGAATCCTCTCCATctcttttcttgtttcttcttctttgcatTTGGTCTAACCTTTGGAATCATACTCAGtttcaatctcaaaaacttCTCATTTAATCTCCAAGTCACTCAATCATCCCCCTCCCCATCAGCATCAGCATCAGCACCACCCCCATCCCCACTGGTTTCCCCATTGCCAGCATCAACCTATCCCACAAATGAAACTTCAAAAGCCGGCCGTCGCATAGGACTGAGCCAATATATGAAGCCGCCTAATGCTATGCACGACATGGATGATGAGGAGTTGCTATGGAGGGCTTCAATGGCTCCTCAGATTCGTGAGTTTCCATTCAAAAGAGTTCCCAAGGTTGCTTTCATGTTCTTGACCAAGGGGCCGTTATCATTGGCTCCTCTGTGGGAGTTGTTCTTCAAAGGGCATGAAGGGCTCTACTCAATTTATGTGCACTCACATCCATCATTCAACGAAAGCGAGCCGGAAAATTCAGTGTTTCATGATCGGAGAATTCCCAGTAAG GAAGTCCAATGGGGAAAGTTTAACATGATTGAAGCTGAACGCCGTCTACTAGCCAATGCTCTCCTTGATTTCTCAAACCACCATTTTGTTCTCCTCTCAGAATCATGCATACCCCTCTTCAATTTCTCAACCATCTACTCTTACCTCATGAACTCCACACGAAATTATGTACAGACCTATGATTTCCCTGGTCCAGTTGGCCGCGGCCGATACAAAGAGAAAATGTATCCAACAATCACAATTGAACAATGGAGAAAGGGGTCCCAGTGGTTTGCGGTGGATCGAAATCTCGCCACGGAAATAATCTCTGACCAAACTTATTTTCCCATATTCCAAAAGCACTGCAAGTCTTCATGCTATGCTGATGAACACTACTTGCCAACATTTGTGGGTATAAAATTTTGGGAGAGGAGTGCAAATCGAAGCTTGACTTGGGTTGATTGGTCAAGGGGTGGGGCTCACCCAGCTAGGTTCATGAGGTGGGACGTGACCATTGAGTCTTTGAAGAGGTTGAGGAGTGAGGGTAGATGTGACTACAATGGGAAGAGCACCAATATCTGTTTCTTGTTTGCAAGGAAGGTCATGCCAAGCGCTT